The Bacteroidota bacterium genome segment AAGGCGTTTTTTTGCAGATCAAAAGAAATATGGTAGTACCGACCGTCGTCAAATCGGGCATTTGTGTTATTGTTATTTTAGGGCACTTAGAATTTTGGCTGACGATATGAGCCTCAACGAAAAAATACTGCTAAGCCATCTTCTTTGCACATCCGAACCTGATGCGTTTATAGAAACATTAAAACCTGAATGGACCCAATACATCGGACTTTCGGTGGACGAGAAGTGTGGCAAATTTGGCTTAGATTTTAATAACATTTTCCCAAATATTGAGGCTGCTGAGGATTCCATTGAGAAAATAAAGTTTAGCTTATCTCATTTCGTTCAACCCGATTTGTTTCTCCGCATCAGACCGGGAGAAGCTGAAAAAGTCAAACAAAAACTGGACAAAGCGATGCTCAATTATCAACAGCTTGATACCGATTGCTTAGTACTGCCAAATAAAACGAAAATTGAAGAACACCTGCATGTCAACAAACAAGTTGTGATCCAGGACTATGCTTCACAAAGAGTTGGCAAGCTGCTCGACAGAGTTAGGAATCTAACCCCTTCTTCGATTGCCAAGCTCAAGGTCTGGGATTGCTGTGCAGCGAGTGGCGGAAAATCTATCCTGGCTATCGACAAGTTGGGTCCAATAAATCTTACCGTAAGTGACAATCGCGAAACGATATTGCACAATTTAAAAACAAGACTTCATCAGGCCAATATCCGGGATTACAATTGTCTGAATATAGACCTGACTGATCAAAAAATGATCGAAGATCTTGATTCATTTGACTTGATCATAGCTGACGTGCCATGCAGCGGTAGTGGCACCTGGAGCAGAACTCCCGAACGATTGCATCAATGTTCGATGAATGAAATAACGAATTTTGCCGCCTTACAAAAACAAATCACATCCAATATTCAATCAAAATTGAAACCCGGCGCTTTTTTACTTTACATCACTTGTTCGGTTTATAAACAAGAAAATAGTGAAATCATCAGCCATTTGACATCTCAACATTGTTTAAAGCTTATTGAATCTCAGATGTTCGCAGGTTATGAACATAGATCAGACACGATGTTTGCGGCGCTTTTGCAAAAAAGTAGCAGTGGTGGAATGGTAAACTGGTAAATTGGTGGATTGGCAGATTGGTGGATTAGGAAATTGGTTAATCACATTAACACGTAAACACATTAACACGATAACACTTAAACACGTAAAAACTTAAACACCTTAGCACCCAAACACATTAACACGATAGCATGTAAACACATTAAATTGTACATATTTCGAATTAATGCTGCGACAATGCAACATGCCTGACGGTATAGTCAGGAATGCCACCTTAGTATAGACTCAAATGATGCTTTTGCCCAAATACTTTACCTAACGAATATTTGTTTTTATTTCTAAATGTAGCTATATTTGACAATAAAAAGAAATAAATGAAATTTCTGGAATTTAAAAAGGCCTTAAAAAATAAAACAATATTCAATAATAGTGATATCCGGAAAATTGCTCCCACTTTCCATCGCAAACGTCTTGTTGATTGGCAAAAAGCCGGTTATATCATAAAAATCAGAAATGGATACTATTGTTTTAAAGAACAAGCTGAAGGGGAACACTTTTTCTGGCACATGGCCAATCAGATCTACAAACCTTCTTATTTGTCTTTAACCACGGCACTGTCGTATTACAACCTTACCCCTGAAGCTGTATTTACTCAATCGTCTATCAGCACACTAAAAACAGCTTCATTTAAAACTGCCTATGGTAATTTCGAATACAAAAATACCAAGCCTGCTTTATTTTTTGGGTATCGCCTAATAAAGCTAAACGGTTTAACGATAAAAATGGCAGAACCGGAAAAAATGATACTCGATTACTGTTATCTTATAAAACCTGAGAGTATTGAACATTTTAAATCCCTCAGAATAGATTGTTCTGCAGCAAGGAAACTAATTGATTTCGACAAACTTGATGCTTACTTATCAATCTACAGTTCCAAAATAATGAACCTGAGGGTAAAACTCTTTAAAACCTATCTCAATGCTTAGCCTCGATAACATAAAAAGCTATTATTCAGAAAACTTATGGGGTTTCGAAAGGTTTATCCTCAGAGAATACCTGCAATATAAAATACTTGAAATTATTTATGATGGTCCCCATGCTTCCAAACTTGTTTTTATGGGCGGAACGGCCCTAAGAATCGTG includes the following:
- a CDS encoding Fmu (Sun) domain-containing protein, with translation MSRHHSHLNSAVAILSSYDGTVPFAQALRRFFADQKKYGSTDRRQIGHLCYCYFRALRILADDMSLNEKILLSHLLCTSEPDAFIETLKPEWTQYIGLSVDEKCGKFGLDFNNIFPNIEAAEDSIEKIKFSLSHFVQPDLFLRIRPGEAEKVKQKLDKAMLNYQQLDTDCLVLPNKTKIEEHLHVNKQVVIQDYASQRVGKLLDRVRNLTPSSIAKLKVWDCCAASGGKSILAIDKLGPINLTVSDNRETILHNLKTRLHQANIRDYNCLNIDLTDQKMIEDLDSFDLIIADVPCSGSGTWSRTPERLHQCSMNEITNFAALQKQITSNIQSKLKPGAFLLYITCSVYKQENSEIISHLTSQHCLKLIESQMFAGYEHRSDTMFAALLQKSSSGGMVNW